From the Macaca nemestrina isolate mMacNem1 chromosome 7, mMacNem.hap1, whole genome shotgun sequence genome, the window aaaaataagaacttcTTTTATTTACTCAAAAACTATGAataatgtcaggcctctgagccccagccgagccatcgcatcccctgtgacttgcacttatacgcccagatggcctgaagtaactgaagaaccacaaaagaagtgcaaatgccctgccccgccttaactgatgacattccaccacaaaaaaagtgaaaatggcctgtccTTGCCTTAAGccatgatattatcttgtgaaagtccttttcctggtcAACCTGGCTCAAAaatctcccccactgagcaccttgtaacctCCACTTCTGCCCGCcggagaacaacccccctttgactgtaattttcctttacttacccaaatcctataaaacggccccatccttatctcccttcgctgactctcttttccaatttagcctgcctgcacccaggtgattaaaaagctttattgctcacacaaagcctgtttggtggtctcttcacacggacgcgcatgacaggtACCATTCTCAGTTCAATCATGGGTGTAAAGGTTTGAGACACAAATATTGCCTCAAAATGTTTGTGAAAATTTAAAGCTGGTTAAAACCTATATTTTTTCTACTGGATTTAACTAAGAGACACTCTGGGATTTATTCACAAAGGTTAGTCTAATTCTAAGGATTGAAGTTTTATAATCTGTCTTTTCTCAACCACTTAAACTAAGGCATAGATTTTTCTGATGCTGATGAAAATTGACTTTACTGACATAAACATGTGGGAGTCTGGAAAAATAGCACTTCATATTTAAGAACATGCCCAATCCAGATCTTAAAACTTCATTTCTTCaatgacattttgttatttttttgaatttgtaaaattgtctattttaaagattagaataaaaaattaaccagaaatATATCATTCAGAAATAacaacttattttctattttatttttttcttttcattcacatGTAATCTATATTTCTGTTAATTGGGAACATGCTATAGATGGAGTGTTTTGATTTTCCCCCAGCTAAACAGCAAAGTATGTTTATTACTTTCGGATTTGGTCTCTATTCCTTTTTTGTGTAATAGGGAACAGCCCTTCTGTCGACAATTGGAATTCTGTTGGGTTTTAATTGTGTAGTTTTGCCTTTACTTCTGAAAGAGGACATGTGTTTCAGGTAGCCAATCAGAGTGCCCCACATCCCTGGATTTATTCATGTGGCAGAAGCACGGCCAATCAGAAAAGTTATTTTCCATGTTGGGTGAAGGTGTGAGAAAATGGCACTTCCTACTGTGACCCTAAATATAAGGCCACAAAGGGGCAGTGTCTCTCCATGTAATGACTGCGTAGGGTCTCTCATTACATGGAGAGACCCTACGCGAGAATAAAGTGAATGTACAAAGGAGAGTAGAGTGGGAGAGAGTAGAAACAAGAGTCTAGTCAAGAATTTGATTTCTGTCTCCTGCCCTACCTCTTGGACTTCCAAGTTCTGTGAGTCAATACAGTGCCCCTTGCATTTAAGGTAATTTGTTTGGAATTTTTCTCACTGTCAACCAGGGAGTCCTACTACTATAATATTAtatcacaaaatatttaatatctctaaaatttttaattcttttctttttttctattctctttgtttctcagatgatctaaaattttattgattaataaatttgtaaattCTGAAAAATAGCCCATTCTAAGAATATGGAATTCTATGAACATAAAATACTGACTGTCccaataaatattagctcttataataataattattgttgcAATGTTTATTGTGATTTCTATAAACACATCGGACTCATTTTAACCTTTCCCTTTCCTACCTTCttggatatttatattttaaaatttcagtttttttcccttttaagtaAAATTTGCTGTTTGTCTTTCAATATAAATTATTGCAACTTAGAATTCTAGCTATTGAAATGCTAGAGGAAAGTATCAGCtattctttttattgtatttctcaaattttccaaaaaattataacaatttcTTTCTGACAGAAACATCTCATCACACTTTCATCAGCACTGAGTTTGTAAGTTATTACAATTATTGtcaatttaaaagatttaatttagtttttccttttgtgattaaggctatataataattatatgatTGTGATTTATTGATGCTTCATTATATAAGGtgttcaaaaaaaatttttttaaattaatttaatctaaatcagttttaaatttacattttactcttaaatttaaaaatttaaaataccactTAATAATCCTTCTGAAATACATTGGTCCACCTACAAGCCCATTACTTAttccaatcttttctttttactgtaaacttcttttttttttttttttttttttgagacggagtttcgcgctgtcacccaggctggagtgcagtggccggatctcagctcactgcaagctccgcctcccgggttcacgccattctcctgcctccgcctcccgagtagctgggactacaggcgtccgccacctcggccggcttttttttttgtattttttagtagagacggggtttcaccgtgttaaccaggatggtctcgatctcctgacctcgtgatccgcccgtctcggcctcccaaagtgctgggattacaggcttgagccaccgtgcccggcctactgtAAACTTCTTATGTGTGTGGTTAAATACAGAGTTCTGATCTGGGGCGCAGAACTTGCATTTTAGGAAGAGAAACTAGATAGACAACCTTTCCAAGGCCTTTCTCAGTCTGCAAATCTAAGTTGCAATAAACCTTCCAAGCAAGTTTAAAAACAGGGAGGaaaagcagggacttgaacagGTAATTGTGTgcccatgttcatagcaacatgatTCACAATAGCCCAAAGAAGGAAGCGACTCATCCCATTCTTCTTCCAAGAACATTTGCTGAAAAGGCCAAACATTTTCCCTACTGTTTTCTGATGTTTTTTTTTCACAAGTTCATTTTAATGCGTATTAAGAAATTCCTTCTTCAACTTTAGTGAACTAAGAATCacctttaaatttgtttaaaatgcaaatttctggaTTCATCCACAGAAATTTCAATTAGTGAGAACCCAGGAAAAACTAAGACGCCTATATTCCCCAGGTAGGCCAGGAGTTTCTGCTGTGTGAGATTACCAGGCAAAAACTTCAGAAACACTGAGTGATCTTGTTTCAACACTATTTATTCtgtgttctccctccctccctcactgccaccctgtctctctctctctgtctctctcctctgtctctctttctcccattTACTGTTAATCCTCATTTCTACCACCTCCCAGGCACCCTATAATCTACTTTCTCCTTGTCTCCGTAGTGAACATTTGAATAAGAAGAGGAATGAGTGTAGATTGCTTTATGAGATAtcaaaatgtttcataaaatgaTAATAAGTACAGGTACAGTGGAGTGCACcggtagtccaagctacttggtaggctgtgggaggattccttgaacccaggagttctgaGTCAAGTCAGCCAACATTGTGAGACcgtgactcttaaaaaaaaaacagtaaaattataATAAGTAAAACAGCATATTATGGcatatcaaaacagaaaaaagtgtTCAGAAACAGAATTATGAAATATAGAAAGTAGcttttaaaattagagatgaGACAATAGCTTTTTTCCCATATAATTGATGCTGAGATTACGTATAAACCATGTGAAAAAAGACCACACTAACTTCTtactataaattaaaataaattccagatggttGAAAGATTTCTAAAAATCTGTAAGAGTAACAGAATGGAGtacaaaaaaaagtacacataCTTTGAGATGAGAAAGGATTTTGAGAAGAACGAAACCACAATTGAATTCATAAACCAAGAATTAAGAAGGttgcagatttaaaaaacaagacagTATTCTGGACAGGCCCTATGCATGTTCTCGGGCAGTAGAAAGGGCAGGGCCACAGCTGCCTGAATTCTGCTTCTCACACGTGTACTGTCCATGTTCTCTCCAGATCAAGATGTTGCAGAGGCTCCACGTTCTCGTGAGAGTATGTTCTGAGCTCTCTGGCCTGTCACCATGGGATCACTCTTCTGAAGAGACTTCCTGGAGGACACTGATGAGAGTGTGAAAGCAGGGATGGGAGGAaaagcagggaggggagggacagTGTGGCACATGGCCACCCCAGAGTGTCCATTCTCACATCACTATTTTAcgcagctttttcttttctttcccattctttGCACTCCTATGCTCAACTTTCATATTGTCTCCACTTTCTGATGTGTCCCCCAACATCCACCTCTCTTTAATTCCATCATTCTCTAACCTTTCTACACACATATGAACAAACTCAGTATCCAGCCTAGAACAGGAGGTTGTCCATCTCCATCACTGATAGATCAAGGTCTCCAGGGAACGACTGTTAGAGAATCACTCAGGTTGCCACCAAGTAGGACTTCTTTTACAAAGAGCTTGGTAAGGTAAGAAAACTCAGGAGATTGCTTCTGCAATAAAACAATTGGTTCTTCGTGGAGTGTGGACCAATTTGTCAAAGCACTCTAGGGGCTCAAATTCAGTTTTAAGATTGGCCATTTCAGTAGTCACTGTGTTTGAGAGCCTGGAGAAGGAGATACAGTCTAGCCTTAGGAAGGGAAACCAGACTGATAGAGGCCATAGAATACCAGCTAAGAACAGATATGTGGAAATTAGACAAAAATAGGCTTGAACCAGGAGTCTGCCAGATCTAATGTAAGATTTTAAGCAACTTCCCTTCACAGAGAGATATTAATAACTTTACCTTCTTTTTGCAACATTCATTGTTATAACAACaacaatactaaaaataatatatttattatagggTTGTTTGGATGATGGTGATAATATACTTAAAGTGCTTAGTCTAGTGCTTGGCACGTAACTCCTCATTATGCTAGCTATCACTGTGTATCATTGTTTTTAGTTTAGGATGACTTCAAGAATGTATTTATCCCAGCTGCTCAAAATTGAACCTTCCTTGATCCCTTTCCCAAGGGCATCTATGGTCAGAAAAGAgcaaggggagaaagaaagacacggttaaggaatttttttcttatcaaagtGGAATGTTTGAAAGGGGAGGGTGGCTCTTTTCAGAGCAAGTTCTCAACTCCTGGAAGCGGAAAAAGATGCATTTGTTTCAGACGGAAGAAGCATGTGagcctcctctctgcctccctccctttctcctcacTGCTGTCTTGATTTCCTTTCTCCTTACTTCTCTccttaatctctctttttttttgaggcggagtcttgctttgccgcccaggctggagtgcagtggcacgatctccgctcactgcaagctccacctcccgggttcacgccattctcctgcctcagcctccagagtagctggaacgacaggcgcccaccacctcgcccggctaattttttgtatttttagtagagatggggtttcaccatgttagccaggatggtctcaatctcttgatctcgtgatccgcccgtttcggcctcctaaagtgctgggtttacaggcgtgagccacctcacccggcctttaatctctctcttgctccatttcttccttgtttccttttcttcctccttacttttatttctcttccattctcattctccttcctttcACCTTTTCTTCTCTTACCACAGCTCTAGGCTGAACTGTAGGCCTAGTAAGGTCATTTCTGTGAATAATTTAGAAGTATTCAGATCGATTATGAGTTGGCGATTTAAAAATGATCCAAAATCTTAGAGCCCAGAACAGCAATATGTGGCATAAATGTGCCCCTCACAGGAAATGTGAAGCAAGCACATTATCACAACAGAACATATCTCCTTATCTCTTTTAGTGTCTACTGGAAAAATGATGAGAACTCTGATCACCACACACCCACTGCTCCTGCTTCTATtgctgcagcagctgctgcagccaGTGCAGTTTCAAGAGGTGGATACAGATTTTGATTCCCCAGATGATGATATGGAAGAATTTGAAGAGTATTTGGAAGAATTTCATAGGACAGGGCCCACCAGACCACCTACCAAAGAAAACGTCAAAAGACGTGTCATTATTGAACCTGGAATGCCATTATATGATAGGGACTACTGTAATGCAGAAATCATGAGAAAAAATGTTTACCACAAACACCATTGTGTGACAGAACATTACTTCCTCCTTATGCAATATGACGAGCTGGAAAAAATCTGTTACAACAGATTTGTGCCATGTAAGAATGGAGTTAGGAAATGCAACAGGAGCAAGGGTCTTGTAGAAGGAGTGTATTGTAATTTAACAGAAGCATTTGAAGTACCGTGGtgtaaatataaatcattttataggAGGGGCTATGTCCTTATCACCTGTGCATGGCAAAATGAAATACACAAACTTATTCCTCATACTATAAATGATCTCGTGGAGCCACCTAAACACAGAAGTTTCCTCAATGAGGATGGTGTCTTTGTCATACCGCCCTAGCAGAGTGTTCTCTGAGAGCTTAGGGTGGGAGGAATAATCCTCTCCATACTGATCCTTATAGATCAAAGTTGAGAATGGTAATTTTGTTTCCATTCACTTTAATCACccactttcctttcttcctttcccaacACCTCACGAAAGCACCATAGCCTCGGTTCACAGACAGTGCTCTGAGATGTGGTCTTATGCAGGTCCCACAAGTTAGCATGCCTTGAATGTGTTATGGATACAGATGCCTGCAGTGGAAGGATGACTGGCAccaagaggaaaaggaaatggtTGCCTGAAATGTGCTCCGAAGACACATCCATGTGATTCTCTAGTTcagcagaaagaataaaaagtgcTTCAATCTAGTGCACTGGCTCTGGGATGGTGATGTGGGGTTTCTCACTTTGGAATTTTCTTCCTTGTAGCACAATTTGGCACCAACAGAACTCAAATCCCTTTCAGCCATTTATGTAATACATCTTTCTAGGGCTGTGTGTGTGGCGCTTTCACTTGTCTTATTCTTTCTTACAGGGCAATACGTAGATTCAGATGTGGGCAGCTCAGGATAAAGCCTTTCTATATTTAGGAAGGCAAACTCCCCAAAGGACATTTCTGTCGTCCAGTGTTATTTGTGTGAATTCCACATCTTTACTTTAATTTAGCTTAGATGTTTGTGTTTACAAAATTACAAACAGTTTCTCACTTTTAGAAAGAGTCCCAATTATCTACAATTATTTTCCTCACTTTCTAGTAGATGTGGCTGCCTCTGAGAATACATCACCTCAAGAGAGCGGCTGGAGGATCAGTCtgatgaaagaaaaggagaaaattatctccttttcttcaactttctttctttcttttcttttttttttttgagatggagtttcgctcttgttgctcaggctagagtgcaatggcgctatcttggctcactgcaacctccgcctcccaggttcaagcgattctcctgcctcagcctccctagtagctgggattacaggcatgtgccaccacgcctgcttaactttgtatttttagtagaaatggggtttctccatgttagtcaggctggtcttgaactccgaagttcaggtgatacgcccacctcggcctcccaaagtgctgcgattataggcatgacccaccgcgcctggccttcttcAAACTTCTTAACATCATGTTACTATTATTGCTTAAAACTTTCTGAAACAGGGATAAATAGTAGTGATGGGGGATGGTAGGGAGGCGTCCATTGCTCTTTGCACGCTTTACGCAAGTCCAGTCTGTTAGTCTCCTCCCATTCCTTACCCCTGTCTTTACACTCAGAGCTGAGCTCCTAATTTATCAATAAGTTGATGTAAGTAAGGGCCTAGAACTAAGGACTGCTAGACCCCATTTTAGTGTCTAAGGGAGGAACACAGGAATTCAAGCTTCTAGGCACTTGTGATGgttgattttatgtgtcaacttgattgggttaGGGGATGCTCACATAAACGTTTTTTTCTGAGTTTAAgtgtgagagtgtttctggaaAAGGTTAGCATTTAATCCATAGACTGAATAAAGGTCTCTCTCACCCATGCAGGTGGGCATCGTCCTATCTGTTAAGGGCCTAAatggaacaaaaaggcagagcAAGGGCAAATGGACTCTCTCTGCTTGAACTGAGACATCCACTTTCTCCTGCTCTTGGACATCAGTGCTTCTGGTTTTTGGGCCTTTATATTCAGACTAGAACTTATGACATTGGTTCTCCAGGTTCTCGAACCTTTGGGTTTGGACTGGAACTCCATCACCAGCTTCCCAACTTGCAGATGGCAAATTGTGGGGTTTCTCAGCCTCAATAATTGTGTGGGCCAATTCCACATGATAAATCTCTTTCCGTGTATCGATATATGTTCTCttggttctttttctctggagaatcaTGACTGATACAGCACCAGTCTTCATTTGGAGGCACATGGCTTTTCACTGAAATGTCTGAGTGAATAAGGTACCATCCAACTTTTAGAAATCTCCATGACAGCTTCTAAAACTCAACCTTTTGTACATGAGCTGAAGAAATTCTACACATGGGCTAGCCTGGCTGTGTTCTACAGACCGTCTCTCTGGGTCATGCTCATCTCATTGATCTTGGAGGTTAtacaacataaaatatatttataagaatacagccaggcacagtggctcatgcctgtaattccagcactttgggaggctgaggcgggcagatcacctgaggtcaggagttcaagaccagcctggccaaaatggcgaaaccctgtctctactaaaaatacaaaaattagccaggtgtggtggcccatgcctgtaatcccagctactcaggaggctgagacaagagaatcacttgaacccaggaggcagaggttgcagtaagccaagattgtgccactgcactcctgtctgggcgacagagagagattctgtctcaaaaaaaaaaaaaaaaagaaaaaaaagaaagagtatggTATAGTACAATAACTAAGACATGAAAACAGTCACGATGAACTTTTCTTTCTCCAGAGTAGAAAATCTGATCCAAATGCCTTTTCGAATTAGAATCGTAGAAATAGAATAAGGCTCATTTGCACAGATTTCCCCTGTAGTCTAATATTGCACAAGAAACCAAGACCCTGGCCCGTATCCACCAGATTCCCTATGATAAGTCCAAACCGTAATTTCAGCTTCACAGATTGTAATATTTCAAATAGTTATTGTCTAACATATATTAACACTCTATCCTCAATAATATCGAACTTCATTATTAAAATGAACATCGTACACGACTTGGACTCACATAACAATTTATTACTTATGCTAGCATTCCTTGAGATGATACCCCATTAATTATTtgaattgtagtaaaatataacTGACATAAACTGACCACTTTAATCATGTTAAGTGTGCAGCTCAATAGCATTaggtatattcacattgttgtgcaaccatcaccatgatccatctccagaacttttttcatcttgcaaaactaaaactctctgctcatttaaataataattccCCTTTCAACCTTTCCACCAGtttctggcaaccaccattctcctttctgtctctatgaatttgactgctctggatacctcatataagtaaactcatacagcatttgtctttttatgacttgcttatttcacttggccTGATGACTCCAGGTTTTACTCATGTGTcgtaattttcttctttttaaaggctcaataatattcccttgtatgtatataacacattttttaaatccattcatccactgagaATGCTTAAGTTGTTTTCACCATTTGGCTACTGTAAATgttgctgctatgaacattgacatacaaatatctgtttgagtccttggtttctttttttttttttttttttttgatgtatgtATGCgtaagtggaattgctggatcatatggtaattcttctttttttttttttagaaactactatactgttttccacagtgactgaaccaGTTTACATTCCAATCAGCAGTGCACTACGGTTCCAGTTTCTCGAAACCCTCAATACttcttgtatgtatatataatagcAATTTCAAAGGATATGAAGTGGTGAtgcaatattaattttaaatgatactTACTCAGTGAAAGAATGTAGGCAAAGCATTCCCAAGAGTAAGAGAAACTATCAACACAGCATTTTGTTTCCTAACCAAAATAAACCCAACTGGTATTCTCTTTGAAAATTTCTAATGTATATGATGTTATTGAATAAGCAAAGAGGAGAAAAGTCCAGTCCAATCAACAGACAGCACAGTCGTTCCTATCCCCTTGTGTTAGTGGAAGTTGCGAGAGAAAGTATAAATGCCGTGTTTGCTCATTTCTGCATGCCAGCGTAATTTCACAAAGCCCCTCACTCTATGACAACCTGCAGCTCTTTGAGAAGAATGTTTGAAGATACTTCAGAATAGAGCACACGGTCCCCATGCTCCATATCTGTTTACCTAACTCACTATATTTCTATGGTCTGTAGAACATAGCCAGGCTAGCCCATGTGCAGAATTTCTTCAGCTCATGTACAAAAGGTTGGATTTCAGAAGGTGTCATGAGATTTCTAAAAGTTGGATGGTACCTTATTCACTTAGACATTTCAATGAAAATGACACCAGTCCTTGTGTTTTCTTACTCATAAAATAAGGTCTGACCAGGTTAGTGATTATACTTCTGTAATCTATAACCAGCTGTACTCTTACATCCAAATCTTGATGTGATTCTGCTTTAATGTAACTTCTGAGCAACTTTGATGTGATTTTGCATATATTGAATCTTTACCTCCTATAAATTGTGAACTAAAATACTGCACTGGAGCCGTCTGATAGAACCCCTCTAAAGAGCTGATGCTGAGCTATAGGCCTCCCAGCCTGCAGACCTCAGTAAGACTTCTGAATAAAACTAAcgttaattatttaaaagttgggtttttttttctttagttgacaggattcttcaggggaacagaatcaataggatagATATATGCAAGGGAATTTATTAGGGA encodes:
- the LOC105499268 gene encoding inactive ribonuclease-like protein 9, whose product is MMRTLITTHPLLLLLLLQQLLQPVQFQEVDTDFDSPDDDMEEFEEYLEEFHRTGPTRPPTKENVKRRVIIEPGMPLYDRDYCNAEIMRKNVYHKHHCVTEHYFLLMQYDELEKICYNRFVPCKNGVRKCNRSKGLVEGVYCNLTEAFEVPWCKYKSFYRRGYVLITCAWQNEIHKLIPHTINDLVEPPKHRSFLNEDGVFVIPP